In Pseudomonas sp. MM213, a genomic segment contains:
- a CDS encoding DMT family transporter, with protein MTAYYYLAIAICAEVIATVSMKAVKGFSTPLPLILVIVGYGIAFWMLTLVVRSVPVGVAYAVWAGMGIVMVSVAALFIYGQKLDVPAMLGMALIVLGVVVIQLFSKTAGH; from the coding sequence ATGACCGCTTACTACTACCTGGCCATCGCCATCTGCGCCGAAGTGATCGCCACTGTTTCGATGAAAGCGGTCAAAGGCTTCAGCACACCGTTGCCGCTGATTCTGGTGATCGTCGGTTATGGCATTGCCTTCTGGATGCTGACGCTGGTGGTGCGCAGCGTGCCGGTGGGTGTGGCGTACGCGGTGTGGGCCGGCATGGGGATCGTGATGGTCAGCGTCGCGGCGCTGTTTATCTACGGGCAGAAGCTGGATGTACCGGCGATGCTCGGGATGGCGCTCATCGTGCTTGGCGTTGTGGTCATCCAGCTCTTCTCCAAAACCGCCGGCCACTAA
- a CDS encoding LysR family transcriptional regulator — MNIQWNLEQLRLFVSVAEQRSFSAVARDQRKAQSAVSSSIALLEEDLGVSLFDRSSGRQPKLTEAGNALLDEAREVLRQCERLNGRALAMTRGQEARLRVAQDEAMPYQPIIESFEALAKQFPSLEVQLTSAAQGDVARKLVERRADLGLLFYHDQIPEALERRVLGSVEMVTVCGVGHPLATQAPVDCQQLAQHRQLLMSTQSSVYPGSEPASPQVWRADSFYVMAEWLVRGLGWAWLPRHVVQYPAYQGLMVELASEWTPPALVVELVWRRDEPLGPAARWLAERFAVHLQAIGEKTDKLRRHE, encoded by the coding sequence ATGAACATTCAATGGAATCTGGAGCAGTTGCGTTTGTTCGTCAGCGTTGCCGAGCAGCGATCGTTTTCCGCTGTGGCGCGGGACCAGCGCAAGGCGCAGTCGGCGGTCAGCAGTTCGATAGCGCTGTTGGAAGAAGACCTGGGTGTGAGCCTGTTCGACCGCAGCAGCGGCCGGCAGCCCAAACTCACTGAGGCCGGCAATGCGTTGCTGGATGAGGCGCGGGAAGTGCTGCGTCAATGCGAGCGCCTGAATGGTCGGGCGCTGGCAATGACGCGCGGGCAGGAAGCTCGCCTGCGCGTGGCTCAGGATGAGGCGATGCCGTATCAGCCGATCATTGAAAGTTTCGAAGCCCTGGCGAAACAGTTTCCCAGCCTTGAAGTGCAATTGACCAGTGCTGCCCAGGGCGATGTGGCGCGCAAACTGGTGGAGCGTCGGGCCGATCTCGGTTTGTTGTTTTATCACGATCAGATTCCCGAGGCGCTCGAACGGCGAGTGCTGGGCAGCGTCGAAATGGTCACGGTGTGCGGCGTCGGGCATCCATTGGCAACGCAGGCTCCGGTCGATTGTCAGCAACTGGCGCAGCATCGGCAGTTGCTGATGTCGACCCAGTCCAGCGTGTATCCCGGCAGCGAGCCGGCCAGCCCGCAGGTCTGGCGGGCCGACAGTTTCTACGTGATGGCCGAATGGCTGGTGCGTGGCCTCGGCTGGGCCTGGTTGCCACGGCACGTGGTGCAGTATCCGGCGTATCAGGGGTTGATGGTCGAACTGGCCAGCGAATGGACGCCGCCGGCGTTGGTGGTGGAGCTGGTCTGGCGCCGCGATGAACCGCTCGGCCCGGCGGCCCGTTGGCTGGCGGAACGTTTTGCCGTGCACTTGCAGGCGATCGGCGAAAAAACCGATAAACTCCGCCGCCATGAATAG
- the waaA gene encoding lipid IV(A) 3-deoxy-D-manno-octulosonic acid transferase, producing MNRTLYTALFYLGLPLVAIRLWLRSRKAPAYAKRIGERFSFGLPAMKPGGIWVHAVSVGESIAAAPMIRALLQRYPALPITVTCMTPTGSERIHALFANEPRIQHCYLPYDLPCAAARFLDRVRPTLAVIMETELWPNHIHQCAKRGIPVALANARLSERSAKGYGRFGKLTQPMLAEMSLFAVQTEAEAQRFRDLGARAETVEVTGSIKFDLTIDPQLLQRATELRGQWRAQERPVWIAASTHDGEDEVVLAAHRQLLDSHPDTLLILVPRHPERFNAVFELCRQQGFATVRRSSGEPVTADTSVLLGDTMGELLFLYALADSAFVGGSLVPNGGHNLLEPAALAKPVLSGPHLFNFLEIAAQLRSAGALQEVEDAEGLALAVQRLFELPRDAQRMADAGLKVMRTNQGALQRLLDGLDRLINR from the coding sequence ATGAATAGAACTCTCTACACCGCGCTGTTTTACCTGGGGCTGCCACTGGTAGCGATTCGGCTGTGGCTGCGCTCGCGCAAGGCCCCGGCGTATGCCAAACGCATCGGCGAGCGTTTCTCCTTCGGGCTGCCGGCGATGAAGCCGGGCGGCATCTGGGTGCACGCGGTGTCCGTGGGCGAAAGCATTGCCGCAGCGCCGATGATTCGCGCGTTGCTGCAACGTTATCCCGCACTGCCGATCACCGTGACCTGCATGACGCCGACGGGCTCCGAACGCATCCACGCCTTGTTCGCCAACGAGCCGCGCATCCAGCACTGCTATTTGCCTTACGACTTGCCATGCGCGGCGGCGCGGTTTCTTGATCGGGTCCGGCCAACTCTGGCGGTGATCATGGAAACCGAACTCTGGCCAAACCACATACACCAATGCGCCAAACGCGGGATTCCTGTGGCGCTGGCCAACGCACGATTGTCCGAGCGTTCCGCCAAAGGCTATGGCCGCTTCGGTAAATTGACTCAGCCGATGCTCGCCGAAATGAGCCTGTTCGCCGTGCAGACCGAAGCCGAGGCCCAGCGCTTCCGCGATTTGGGCGCCCGTGCGGAAACGGTTGAGGTGACCGGTTCGATCAAGTTCGACCTGACCATCGACCCGCAACTGCTTCAGCGTGCGACCGAGTTGCGTGGGCAATGGCGGGCGCAGGAGCGTCCGGTGTGGATCGCCGCCAGCACTCACGACGGTGAAGACGAAGTGGTGCTGGCGGCGCATCGTCAACTGCTCGACAGTCATCCTGATACGTTGCTGATTCTGGTGCCGCGTCATCCGGAGCGTTTCAACGCGGTGTTCGAGCTTTGCAGGCAACAGGGCTTCGCCACGGTGCGTCGTTCCTCCGGCGAACCGGTCACCGCCGATACGTCGGTGTTGCTCGGCGACACCATGGGCGAGTTGCTGTTTTTGTATGCCCTGGCCGACAGCGCTTTTGTCGGCGGCAGTCTGGTGCCGAACGGTGGCCATAACTTGCTGGAACCCGCCGCGCTGGCGAAACCGGTGCTGAGTGGGCCGCACCTGTTCAACTTCCTCGAAATCGCCGCGCAGTTGCGCAGCGCCGGGGCATTGCAGGAAGTGGAAGATGCCGAGGGGCTGGCGCTGGCGGTGCAGCGACTGTTCGAATTGCCGCGCGATGCGCAGCGAATGGCAGACGCGGGGCTGAAAGTGATGCGCACCAATCAGGGCGCGTTGCAGCGGTTGCTGGATGGGTTGGATCGATTGATCAATCGCTGA
- a CDS encoding TolC family outer membrane protein, with the protein MLRKLSLALAVSCASNGMAWAAEAPLSTKTDLVSVYQEAVDNNADLAAARAQYGAQKEVVPQARAGLLPNISGGAQLANVRTDIDQPSSVANRSANSYQATLAQPLFRADRWFQYQAAKDVNEQAALQLSATEQNLILQTAEDYFNVLRSQDNLASTKAEEAAFKRQLDQSNERFDVGLSDKTDVLQSQASYDTARANRIVAQRQVDDAFEALITLTNRQYNSIQGIVHTLPILPPAPNDAKAWVDTAAKQNLNLLASNYAVSAAEETLKQRKAGHAPTVDAVAKYEKGDNDALGFSNPNGFGQPYGGPVEQRTLALQLNIPIYSGGLTSSQVRESYSRLDQTEQQREGLRRQVVENTRNLHRAVNTDVEQVQARKQSIISNQSAVEATEIGYQVGTRNIVDVLDAQRQLYTSVRNYNNTRYDYILDNLRLKQAAGTLNPGDLQDLKRYLKADYNPDKDFLPPDLAKAAAEQLKAKPGQ; encoded by the coding sequence ATGCTGCGCAAACTCTCACTGGCCCTTGCCGTGTCTTGTGCTTCCAATGGAATGGCCTGGGCAGCAGAAGCGCCCTTATCGACCAAGACCGATCTGGTCAGCGTCTACCAGGAAGCGGTGGACAACAACGCCGACCTGGCCGCCGCCCGCGCCCAATACGGCGCGCAGAAAGAAGTCGTGCCCCAGGCGCGCGCCGGCTTGCTGCCGAATATTTCCGGTGGCGCCCAGTTGGCCAACGTGCGCACCGATATCGATCAACCGTCGTCCGTTGCCAACCGTAGCGCCAATTCCTATCAGGCAACGTTGGCTCAGCCTTTGTTTCGTGCCGATCGCTGGTTCCAGTACCAGGCCGCCAAGGACGTCAATGAGCAAGCCGCCCTGCAACTCTCGGCGACCGAGCAAAACCTGATCCTGCAAACCGCCGAGGACTACTTCAACGTGCTGCGCAGCCAGGACAACCTGGCCTCGACCAAGGCTGAGGAAGCGGCATTCAAGCGTCAGCTCGACCAGTCCAACGAACGCTTCGATGTCGGCCTGTCGGACAAGACCGACGTGCTGCAATCGCAAGCCAGTTACGACACCGCACGGGCCAACCGGATCGTTGCGCAGCGTCAGGTGGATGATGCGTTTGAAGCGTTGATCACCCTGACCAACCGTCAGTACAACTCGATTCAGGGCATCGTCCACACCTTGCCGATCCTGCCGCCGGCACCGAACGACGCCAAGGCCTGGGTCGACACCGCCGCCAAACAGAACCTGAACCTGCTGGCCAGCAACTACGCGGTCAGCGCCGCCGAAGAAACCCTGAAGCAGCGCAAGGCCGGCCACGCACCGACGGTGGATGCGGTGGCCAAGTATGAGAAAGGCGATAACGATGCCTTGGGCTTCAGCAACCCGAACGGCTTCGGCCAGCCGTATGGTGGCCCCGTCGAGCAACGCACGCTGGCGCTGCAATTGAACATCCCGATCTACAGCGGCGGGCTGACCAGCTCGCAGGTTCGCGAGTCGTACTCACGCCTGGATCAGACCGAACAACAGCGTGAAGGCCTGCGTCGGCAAGTGGTGGAAAACACCCGCAACCTGCACCGCGCGGTGAACACCGATGTCGAGCAGGTGCAGGCGCGCAAGCAGTCGATCATCTCCAACCAGAGCGCGGTGGAAGCGACCGAAATCGGTTATCAGGTGGGCACGCGCAACATCGTCGATGTGCTCGACGCGCAGCGTCAGCTGTACACCTCGGTGCGCAATTACAACAACACCCGCTACGACTACATCCTCGACAACCTGCGCCTGAAGCAGGCCGCCGGCACGCTGAACCCGGGGGATTTGCAGGACCTCAAGCGCTATCTCAAGGCTGACTACAACCCGGACAAGGACTTCCTGCCACCGGACCTGGCCAAGGCTGCGGCTGAGCAGTTAAAGGCAAAACCGGGGCAGTAA
- the thiC gene encoding phosphomethylpyrimidine synthase ThiC: protein MTIKPKNITNLSDSAQVDQQSVQPFTRSQKIYVQGSRPDILVPMREISLDVTPTDFGGEINAPVVVYDTSGPYTDPNVIIDVRKGLADIRSPWIEARGDTERLPGLSSNFGKERLADPELTKLRFAHVNNPRRAKAGGNVTQMHYARQGIITPEMEFVAIRENMKLEVARAAGLLDQQHAGHSFGASVPKIITPEFVREEIARGRAIIPANINHTELEPMIIGRNFLVKINGNIGNSALGSSIEEEVAKLTWGIRWGADNIMDLSTGKHIHETREWIIRNSPVPIGTVPIYQALEKVGGAAEDLTWELFRDTLIEQAEQGVDYFTIHAGVLLRYVPLTAKRVTGIVSRGGSIMAKWCLAHHKENFAYTHFEEICEIMKAYDVSFSLGDGLRPGSIADANDAAQFGELETLGELTKIAWKHDVQTMIEGPGHVPMQLIKENMDKQLECCDEAPFYTLGPLTTDIAPGYDHITSGIGAAMIGWFGCAMLCYVTPKEHLGLPNKDDVKTGIITYKIAAHAADLAKGHPGAQIRDNALSKARFEFRWEDQFNLGLDPDTARSYHDETLPKDSAKVAHFCSMCGPKFCSMKITQEVREYAANQRIETVDAEVARGLAEQAERFKQEGSQLYKKV from the coding sequence ATGACGATAAAACCAAAAAACATAACGAACCTGAGTGACTCGGCCCAAGTCGATCAACAATCGGTTCAACCGTTTACCCGCTCGCAAAAAATCTACGTTCAGGGCTCCCGCCCGGACATCCTCGTGCCGATGCGCGAAATCAGCCTTGATGTGACCCCGACCGACTTCGGCGGTGAGATCAACGCGCCGGTTGTCGTGTACGACACCTCGGGTCCGTACACCGACCCCAACGTGATCATCGACGTGCGCAAAGGCCTGGCCGACATCCGCTCGCCGTGGATCGAAGCCCGTGGCGACACCGAGCGTCTGCCCGGCCTCAGCTCGAACTTCGGCAAGGAACGCCTCGCCGATCCGGAGCTGACCAAGCTGCGATTCGCTCACGTGAACAACCCGCGCCGCGCCAAGGCCGGTGGCAACGTCACGCAAATGCACTACGCGCGTCAGGGCATCATCACGCCCGAGATGGAATTCGTCGCCATCCGCGAAAACATGAAGCTTGAAGTCGCCCGTGCCGCTGGCCTGCTGGATCAGCAACACGCTGGCCACAGCTTCGGCGCCAGCGTGCCGAAAATCATCACCCCCGAATTCGTTCGTGAAGAGATCGCCCGCGGTCGCGCGATCATCCCGGCCAACATCAACCACACCGAACTGGAACCGATGATCATCGGCCGTAACTTCCTGGTGAAGATCAACGGCAACATCGGCAACAGCGCACTGGGTTCGTCCATCGAAGAAGAAGTGGCGAAACTGACCTGGGGCATCCGCTGGGGCGCGGACAACATCATGGACTTGTCCACCGGCAAGCACATTCATGAAACCCGCGAGTGGATCATCCGCAACTCGCCAGTGCCGATCGGCACCGTGCCGATTTATCAGGCCCTGGAAAAAGTCGGCGGCGCTGCCGAAGACCTGACCTGGGAGCTGTTCCGCGACACGCTGATCGAACAGGCCGAACAGGGCGTCGATTACTTCACCATCCACGCCGGCGTGCTGCTGCGCTACGTGCCGCTGACCGCCAAACGTGTGACCGGCATCGTTTCCCGTGGCGGTTCGATCATGGCCAAGTGGTGCCTGGCGCACCACAAAGAAAACTTCGCCTACACGCATTTCGAAGAGATCTGCGAAATCATGAAGGCCTACGACGTCAGCTTCTCGCTGGGCGACGGCCTGCGTCCGGGCTCGATTGCCGACGCCAACGACGCCGCGCAATTCGGTGAGCTGGAAACCCTCGGCGAGCTGACCAAGATCGCGTGGAAGCACGACGTGCAAACCATGATCGAAGGCCCGGGCCACGTGCCGATGCAGTTGATCAAAGAGAACATGGACAAGCAGCTCGAGTGCTGCGACGAGGCGCCGTTCTACACCCTCGGCCCGCTGACCACTGACATCGCGCCAGGCTACGACCACATCACCTCGGGTATCGGTGCGGCGATGATCGGCTGGTTCGGTTGCGCGATGCTCTGCTACGTGACGCCGAAGGAACATTTGGGCCTGCCGAACAAGGATGACGTGAAGACCGGGATCATCACTTACAAGATCGCCGCGCATGCCGCCGATCTGGCGAAGGGGCACCCGGGCGCGCAGATTCGCGACAATGCCTTGAGCAAGGCGCGATTCGAGTTCCGTTGGGAAGACCAGTTCAACCTGGGCCTCGATCCGGACACCGCACGTTCGTATCACGACGAAACCTTGCCGAAGGATTCGGCCAAGGTCGCGCATTTCTGTTCGATGTGCGGGCCGAAATTCTGCTCGATGAAAATCACCCAGGAAGTCCGCGAGTACGCGGCCAACCAGCGCATCGAGACCGTCGACGCCGAAGTCGCCCGGGGATTGGCGGAACAGGCAGAGCGGTTCAAGCAGGAAGGCAGTCAGCTGTACAAGAAGGTTTGA
- the cytX gene encoding putative hydroxymethylpyrimidine transporter CytX: MSIQPSTYSPDIAVPTDKRVFGGRDLFSLWFSLGIGLMVLQTGALLAPGLGLSGSLLAIFLGTLVGVLLLAAVGVIGSDTGLSSMAALKLSLGAKGASLPTVLNLLQLIGWGSFEIIVMRDAASLLGARAFSEGSLFSSPLLWTLFFGALATLLAVSGPLTFVRQILRKWGIWLLLAACIWLTWNLFAKADLAALWAQAGDGSMPFAVGFDIAIAMPLSWLPLIADYSRFGKRAKNVFGGTAIGFFIGNFWLMSLGVAYTLAFAPSGEVNALLLALAGAGLGIPLLLILLDESENAFADIHSAAVSSGILLRLKVEHLALAIGVVCTLIALLAPLAQYQNFLLLIGSVFAPLFGVVLVDHFILRKRSAQVASAALRWPALLAWLGGVSTYHLLANLYPDIGATLPSLILAGLLQLVLGRAFSYGRETARA; encoded by the coding sequence TTGAGCATTCAACCCAGCACTTATTCACCCGACATCGCGGTGCCGACCGACAAACGTGTCTTCGGCGGCCGCGATCTGTTTTCCCTGTGGTTCTCCCTCGGCATCGGCCTGATGGTTTTGCAGACCGGCGCATTGCTCGCGCCAGGTCTTGGCCTGTCCGGTTCGCTGCTGGCGATCTTTCTCGGCACGCTGGTCGGCGTTCTGCTTCTGGCCGCTGTCGGCGTGATCGGCAGTGACACCGGCCTGTCATCGATGGCCGCGCTCAAACTCAGCCTCGGTGCGAAAGGCGCGAGCCTGCCAACGGTGCTGAACCTGCTGCAACTGATCGGTTGGGGCTCGTTTGAAATCATCGTCATGCGCGACGCTGCCAGCCTGCTCGGCGCGCGTGCGTTCAGCGAAGGCAGTCTGTTCTCCAGTCCGCTGCTCTGGACGTTGTTCTTCGGTGCCTTGGCGACCTTGCTGGCCGTCAGCGGTCCGTTGACCTTCGTGCGCCAGATCCTGCGCAAATGGGGCATCTGGCTGCTGCTGGCCGCGTGCATCTGGCTGACCTGGAACCTGTTCGCCAAAGCCGATCTGGCGGCGTTGTGGGCGCAGGCCGGTGACGGTTCGATGCCGTTCGCCGTGGGCTTCGACATTGCCATCGCGATGCCGCTGTCGTGGCTGCCGCTGATCGCCGACTACTCGCGTTTCGGCAAGCGTGCGAAAAACGTGTTCGGCGGGACGGCGATTGGCTTCTTTATCGGTAATTTCTGGCTGATGAGCCTGGGCGTGGCTTACACCCTGGCGTTCGCGCCGAGCGGTGAAGTGAATGCCTTGCTGTTGGCGTTGGCCGGTGCCGGCCTGGGGATTCCGCTGCTGCTGATTCTGCTGGATGAGTCGGAAAACGCGTTTGCCGACATTCACTCGGCGGCCGTTTCCAGCGGGATTTTGCTGCGCTTGAAAGTCGAACACCTGGCGTTGGCCATCGGTGTGGTCTGCACCCTGATCGCCTTGTTGGCGCCATTGGCCCAGTACCAGAACTTCCTGCTGTTGATCGGTTCGGTGTTTGCGCCGCTGTTCGGCGTGGTGCTCGTGGATCACTTCATCCTGCGTAAACGCAGTGCTCAAGTGGCGTCAGCCGCATTGCGCTGGCCGGCGCTGCTCGCCTGGCTGGGCGGGGTCAGCACCTATCACTTGCTGGCCAATCTGTATCCGGACATCGGCGCAACCCTGCCGTCGTTGATTCTGGCAGGGCTGTTGCAACTCGTGCTGGGTCGGGCCTTCAGTTACGGCCGGGAAACAGCTCGGGCTTGA
- a CDS encoding RsiV family protein: MSLFKIASVAAIALTLGACQSLFQPNYRAPLETTRDASEQLKPGCTTPDCPLVNIDTLRFPAEPQLDGIVEKRLLQMTRTSPDAPVAPTLAAYRDEFLRTAGPRYSSYLQAKVREQHDGLVIVEFSSYLDTGGAHGTPGRSFINYSRQQHKVLTLSDMLVPGQEEAFWKAAQVAHNSWLISTKLDQEPEFVKSWPFQKTQNIALTYGGVILKYDVSTIAPYALGHVELKIPYPRLNGIIKPELFPGRN, translated from the coding sequence ATGTCGCTTTTTAAAATCGCCTCCGTGGCCGCAATCGCCCTGACCCTGGGCGCTTGCCAAAGCCTGTTCCAGCCCAACTACCGGGCGCCGCTGGAGACTACCCGCGATGCTTCCGAACAGCTGAAACCGGGTTGCACGACACCTGACTGCCCGCTGGTGAACATCGATACGCTGCGCTTTCCCGCCGAGCCGCAGTTGGACGGCATTGTCGAAAAACGTCTGCTGCAAATGACCCGCACCTCGCCCGATGCCCCGGTGGCACCGACGCTGGCGGCCTATCGCGATGAGTTTTTGCGCACCGCCGGCCCGCGCTACAGCAGTTACTTGCAAGCCAAGGTACGTGAGCAGCATGACGGCTTGGTGATCGTCGAATTTTCCAGCTACCTGGACACCGGCGGTGCACATGGCACGCCGGGCCGCAGCTTCATCAACTATTCGCGCCAGCAGCATAAAGTGCTGACCTTGTCCGACATGTTGGTGCCAGGTCAGGAAGAGGCGTTCTGGAAAGCGGCGCAGGTTGCGCACAACAGCTGGCTGATCAGCACCAAGCTCGATCAGGAACCGGAGTTCGTGAAGAGCTGGCCGTTCCAGAAAACCCAGAACATAGCGCTGACCTACGGCGGGGTGATCCTCAAGTACGACGTGAGCACCATCGCGCCTTACGCGCTGGGCCACGTCGAACTGAAGATCCCTTACCCTCGCCTGAACGGCATCATCAAGCCCGAGCTGTTTCCCGGCCGTAACTGA
- a CDS encoding NUDIX domain-containing protein codes for MTDFANAIPIAVDIVRREKCYEGFYKLDRVHLRHELFAGGMSREINREVFVRHDAVCVLPYDPQRDEVVLIEQFRVGAMGKTDNPWLIELVAGLIDKDEVPEEVAHREAQEEAGLVFGALWPMTKYFPSPGGSNEFVHLFLGRCETTGVGGLHGLEEEAEDIRVTVWAFEDALQAVRDGRIANAASIIALQWLALNRAEVRGLWS; via the coding sequence ATGACTGATTTTGCCAACGCCATTCCGATCGCCGTTGATATCGTTCGGCGCGAAAAGTGCTACGAGGGTTTTTACAAGCTCGATCGCGTGCACTTGCGCCACGAGTTGTTCGCCGGTGGCATGAGCCGCGAAATCAATCGTGAAGTGTTTGTTCGCCACGATGCGGTCTGCGTGTTGCCCTACGATCCGCAGCGCGATGAAGTGGTGTTGATCGAGCAGTTTCGCGTCGGCGCCATGGGCAAGACCGACAATCCCTGGCTGATTGAACTGGTCGCTGGTCTGATCGACAAGGATGAAGTGCCGGAAGAAGTTGCTCACCGCGAAGCGCAGGAGGAAGCTGGGCTTGTATTCGGGGCGCTCTGGCCGATGACCAAGTATTTTCCATCGCCGGGTGGCAGCAATGAATTCGTGCATTTGTTCCTGGGGCGTTGCGAGACAACCGGGGTCGGCGGCCTGCATGGGCTGGAGGAAGAAGCAGAAGATATCCGCGTCACGGTCTGGGCGTTCGAGGATGCCCTGCAAGCCGTACGCGACGGACGAATTGCCAACGCGGCCAGCATCATTGCCTTGCAATGGTTAGCTTTGAACCGCGCTGAAGTGAGGGGGTTATGGTCGTAA
- a CDS encoding DUF1249 domain-containing protein has protein sequence MVVNKLRDRYRVDLVGLQASCEANYARLMRLLPDMRNEPAARRIAVTHGEQMLGVLALEVLQVCPYTTTLQVRQEHSLPWLPVPQLEVQVYHDACMAEVVSAEHARRFRGIYPYPNASMHQPDEKAQLNMFLGEWLSHCLACGHEYAVVR, from the coding sequence ATGGTCGTAAACAAGTTGCGCGATCGCTACCGGGTGGACCTCGTGGGGCTGCAAGCCTCTTGCGAGGCCAACTACGCGCGCCTGATGCGACTGCTGCCGGACATGCGCAACGAGCCGGCGGCGCGGCGCATTGCCGTGACCCACGGCGAGCAGATGCTCGGCGTGCTGGCCCTTGAAGTGCTGCAGGTCTGTCCATACACCACGACCCTGCAAGTGCGTCAGGAACACAGCCTGCCGTGGCTGCCGGTGCCGCAACTGGAAGTGCAGGTCTATCACGACGCCTGCATGGCCGAAGTGGTCAGCGCCGAACATGCGCGACGCTTTCGCGGGATCTATCCTTACCCGAACGCCTCGATGCACCAGCCGGACGAAAAGGCGCAGCTGAACATGTTCCTGGGTGAATGGCTGAGCCATTGCCTGGCGTGTGGGCACGAATACGCCGTTGTGCGTTGA
- the cpdA gene encoding 3',5'-cyclic-AMP phosphodiesterase yields MPSVSTLTPADSALLVQLSDSHLFAEADGTLLGMNTRDSLQKVIELVRQQQPQIDLIIASGDLSQDGTLESYQQFRDLTRQLDAPARWIPGNHDEPQIMAAAAVHSALLEPVVDVGNWRVTLLDSAVPGSVPGYLQDEQLQLLARSLSEAPERHHLVCFHHHPVSIGCAWMEPIGLRNPEALFAVLDRFPQVRAVLWGHVHQEIDQVRNNVRLIASPSTCIQFEPGSEDFKVGEQAPGYRWLRLLPDGRLETGVERVTGFDFQVDYGSNGY; encoded by the coding sequence TTGCCGAGCGTATCCACTTTGACCCCCGCCGATTCGGCGTTGCTGGTGCAACTGTCCGACAGCCATCTGTTTGCCGAAGCGGACGGCACGTTGCTGGGCATGAATACGCGCGACAGCCTGCAAAAGGTCATCGAGCTGGTCAGGCAGCAACAGCCGCAGATCGATCTGATCATTGCCAGCGGCGATCTTTCCCAGGACGGGACGCTGGAGTCGTATCAGCAGTTTCGCGATCTGACCCGGCAACTCGATGCACCGGCGCGCTGGATTCCCGGCAATCACGACGAACCGCAGATCATGGCCGCAGCCGCCGTGCACAGCGCGCTGCTGGAACCAGTGGTGGATGTTGGCAACTGGCGCGTCACGTTGCTCGACTCGGCGGTGCCGGGGTCGGTGCCGGGGTATTTGCAGGATGAACAATTGCAGTTGCTGGCGCGCTCGCTGAGCGAGGCGCCGGAGCGCCATCATCTGGTGTGCTTCCACCATCATCCGGTGTCGATCGGGTGTGCGTGGATGGAGCCGATCGGGTTGCGCAATCCCGAGGCGCTGTTTGCCGTGCTGGACCGCTTCCCGCAGGTGCGCGCGGTGCTTTGGGGGCATGTGCATCAGGAAATCGATCAAGTGCGTAACAACGTGCGCCTGATTGCCTCGCCCTCGACCTGCATTCAGTTCGAGCCGGGCAGTGAGGATTTCAAGGTCGGCGAGCAGGCGCCAGGGTATCGGTGGTTGCGGCTGTTGCCCGATGGTCGGCTCGAAACCGGCGTAGAGCGCGTGACCGGGTTCGACTTTCAGGTCGACTACGGTTCCAACGGCTACTGA
- a CDS encoding YqiA/YcfP family alpha/beta fold hydrolase, which produces MSGSILYIHGFNSAPSSKKATQLIEVMERLGLSDQLRVPALHHHPREAIGQLEQAISELGRPLLVGSSLGGYYATHLAERHGLKALLINPAVSPHRMFDGYLGTQKNLYTDEAWELTHDHVTALAELEVPAPQDPQRYQVWLQTGDETLDYRLAQQYYRACALRIQAGGDHSFQGFAGQLPAMLSFAGIGADLYQAIDFTAL; this is translated from the coding sequence ATGTCCGGTTCGATCCTTTATATCCACGGTTTCAACAGTGCGCCTTCGTCAAAAAAGGCCACTCAGTTGATCGAAGTGATGGAGCGTCTGGGCTTGAGCGATCAACTGCGCGTTCCGGCCCTGCATCACCATCCGCGCGAGGCCATCGGTCAGCTCGAACAGGCAATTTCGGAGCTTGGCCGGCCACTGCTGGTAGGCAGCTCACTCGGCGGCTACTATGCGACTCACCTGGCCGAGCGCCATGGCTTGAAAGCCCTGTTGATCAACCCCGCCGTCAGTCCGCACCGGATGTTCGACGGGTATCTGGGGACGCAGAAAAACCTGTATACCGATGAGGCCTGGGAATTGACCCACGACCATGTGACGGCCCTGGCCGAGCTGGAAGTGCCGGCACCCCAGGACCCGCAGCGGTATCAGGTGTGGTTGCAGACGGGCGACGAAACGCTGGATTATCGCCTCGCCCAGCAGTATTACCGGGCCTGTGCCTTGCGCATCCAGGCCGGCGGCGACCATAGTTTCCAGGGTTTTGCCGGGCAATTGCCGGCAATGCTGAGTTTTGCCGGCATCGGCGCAGATTTGTATCAGGCGATTGATTTCACTGCACTGTGA